The following nucleotide sequence is from Aspergillus luchuensis IFO 4308 DNA, chromosome 1, nearly complete sequence.
CGGTCGGTCGGACTTGGTGGGTGTCGAGGAGGTCTGAAAGGTGTCCCCTCTTTTACACTTTAATGTTGGTGTACGAGAGTATGGAGTTGCTCAATATTGTCTTTTTTGCGTTCTTAGCATAGTCAAATGATACCCAATTATCCGCCAAACATCTACTTTCGCTCGTAGCAGTGCTACCTGTAAACCTGAATATTCTGAAATAGTACGATTATACGCTCTCGATTGCACAGTGAAAATCGATCTGGTTTTGGACCAGCCCTGCACTTGCTCCACGTGACGGCCGTCTGTTACGACGAGTGGTCAATTCCCCTGTGACTGGTTTTGTACTAGTACCTATCTTAACTATAACCATGGCCTAACGTCGACATTAACCATATTGAGGACCTTATGGATTCCTCTTCAGCTTTTCAAGTAATTCCACAGAATAACAGCACGGCCCATGCGcttctgcatctcttcatccAGGAATATGGCCTTGGCCAACGTGTACCGAGGGAACACAAGCCCGCAAAACTCGTTTTGGAAATGTTTGAACGGGCGACATCCAAGGATGCTGAACGGTTGGTTATAATCCTGTCCGGTTGTACTTGGTGCTGCCATTCTGGGAACCATTCCTCCATGAAACTTTCAAAACTACCCATCAGTAAAGCTCTGGAACATACGAGGAAGAATACGCTTTGCTGAGTATACGCTGGGAAGTATGCGGTACCACTAATGACGATGAGTATTGAATACTCAGACTAACTAGGCTAATATGATTAAACCTTCGCAATATCATGAAAATTATGATTTGACTATTCTGCTTTTTGACACGCTAGAATTCTCCGACCATGTATTGCAATGAAGTGCATTGCCGACATGCGAGGATTTGAGTGAGGAGTAATCAATGTCGGTCTGCGGCAGCGGCATTTGTAGCTTTTTTAGAGGACGGAGATCTTTTCCATCAATGATCATACCGTAGATAAAGTAAGTGCCTGCTATTGGCCATTATCATAGGACAGGCGGTAGAAAAGATGATACGGTACGATCTTCCAAACTTACTTGGTAGAGTATATTCCGAAAGTATATAGCCCTTCCAGGAAACCGGTGTACTATCATGTGATAGCGCTCAATCTCACCGATATTCTCCGGCCCAACATTCTGTCTGGACTTATCTACTATCATAAGGACCGTTGGAACTCGCAATGTAGGCCAGCACAGCACCGTCATGGCCATCTCAGTGGAGGATGTCACCAAAGTACCCTTCTACAATTTCCATGACCCtatcccatcaccaccaccaccctccttcacACGTAAACTGCCAACTTTCAAAACAACACTCCCTAGTCTTTACTCATCTACTATACTCCTAGAATATCCAGAGCCAGCTGCagttccaccaccaccaccaccaaaaccaaacCT
It contains:
- a CDS encoding uncharacterized protein (antiSMASH:Cluster_1.7), with amino-acid sequence MAAPSTTGQDYNQPFSILGCRPFKHFQNEFCGLVFPRYTLAKAIFLDEEMQKRMGRAVILWNYLKS